From the Papilio machaon chromosome 13, ilPapMach1.1, whole genome shotgun sequence genome, the window GAgcctaataaaatattataattatatcataacctggcttaaaaattatcttactgatattataaatgcgaatgtttagatagatggatggatgtttattaaaaggtatctacagaacggctgaatggatcttgataaaatttggcacagatgtagaacatagtttgcaAGATCACATAAGCtacgtattaaaaaattttaataccgcgcggacggagtcgcgggcgacagctagtttgaaataatattagaattcaaaaaaagagttaaaaatgttaagtgTAAAATCAGTGagcttaaaaatttaacaataatgtttctggcgttaaattttattaaataagtcaGGCGGCCTGCCacaaaaattaagccaaaacattaaggtttataaaaccttttgcgCTGACCCTAcgtgaataataataataataataactgctttattttattcatatcgGTCTATCTACCggatattaaaaaagacaaaagcAATTTGCTCTACAGCGtctacaataaaaatgattaaaaaaagagaagccaattttacattaactataaatcatttcaattaaaatttgaacttctccaatcttttaatttagcCATAGAAAAGCCACGGccaatttaatacaataataggttttatataaactttgcgcaatgtaaatacatacatatagaaTACGTTATGCAAGTGAATATAACATTGATATAGAAACATGAacaagataaaattttatacgttACTACAAAACAAAGCAAAGTGAGTTTGTAACTTGATTTGTTAATTCTAGAACAATActtgtaatgtaattttttatgctTTAAGTTGGCTTTTACATTAACTAAGCTCTTTGTTCTAGTGTTGCCTAATGTAATCATCAGAGCAATAACCGTCTTAACATGCGGACTTACATCCCATATTTCAATGTCACCGTCCTCTCTCGAGGACCCGCTGGTGTTTATAGCGAACCCCGTGGAGGCAATGATGCCCGGGCACTGGATACCCGCAAGCGTTATCAAGGCAATACTGGGAGGGGTCAAGACCACAAGGACTATTGTGCAATTACGAAAAACTGTCACTCGTAAActaacaacaacaactacgcCTGAGCCTACTACTACAGAAGCAACAACACTACCGCCAACTACGACCACAACTACTACAACTATCCCGCCGCCCACTGACGCACCTACAACAACAACTCCGGAAACAACAACTTTGCCGTCTACAACGACTACACCTACGACAACGACAACTCCAACAACTACCACACCAACAACAACCACGCCAACAACAACCACACCAACAACAACCACGCCAAAAACAACCACACCAACAACAACCACACCAACAACAACCACACCAACAACTACTACACCAACAACTACTACACCAACAACAACCACACCAACAACTACTACACCAACGACTACTACGACGCCGACGACTACCACCCCAACGACTACTACGACGCCGACGACTACCACCCCAACGACGACTACGCCGACCACAACTACCACCCCAACAACTACCACAACAACGACTACAACAACGactacaacaacaacaacaactcctaAACCGAGACCCAATCGTAAACCAAAACGATTCACCGATGGTCAtgataatttaacataaattaaaattataacattgtaatatttagtaagttaaatatttaacgaataataaaaacgataCTTTTTAAGTTAGTGGTACttctaaatgaaattaaaataaacgtgatagatatttgatgcacaatactaatttgtataatttagtttttgtacaACCCATAACTGAATGTCcatttatctatttatgtCGCCAtacatgaattaaaaatgttcaaattaagtttaattgtcggtaaagtttaaattaaatgaaaagggCAAAATTATATTCTCTCATTAAGTTTAATTCTTGTAACTTCACTTAGCGCTTACTTATCAgtcatacaaaatatacacaaaTTAACAACGATCACagagttacaattttttatataattaataacaaaattaacatgtattttaaagttCCCGTTGCCAGATAAGACCAGCGTTACTCAACATGTAACAGGAATAGACTTGCTCGTGGCATGCAGTGGCATGGCTCAATACACGACAAATTGATCGAAAAATGTAACCAATACAGaactttttaaactaattacgGTATTTCTTCTAGTATTTTACGAtgaaaattgactgaaaaagaaATCGATATCTTATTAATGTGTGGCGAAAAGCAACAAGTTAAGAAAGAGGTGGAAgagtttaatttaagattgattgtaaaattaaatatgggaCTGATCAATTGTAACATATAATGCACAAgtaattatattcaattcaAGTAATAGTGTGTATTCTTTGACCACTAAAACCcataaatgtttagatagatggatgttgaTACATGTATCTCTACAACAGTAGTTGTAGATTtaaaacacagtctggaagaatatatagACTACCTATTCACAGAAATCTATACGTTTCAGGTGGGATAcgtttgatttatatatttactcgataactcTACAACGGTTCGACAtaacttattgaaatttggcacagatatagaacatagtctcaaATGACGCGTAGTCCATTATTCATCCTGTTGTTTCTTATTCCGCGAGGATGAAGTCGGGGACAAAAGGGCGAAATCATATGAATTTTCTAACTTAAGATTCGTTAACTGAGCAAggagttattaaaaaactgactaagaaattatttttacgaaGCTCACCATTATCCTGTGACCTTCACCATTCTTCTAGGCGAGTTATCTGCGAGGATGACGCATTTGAAGTACTTGGTATGTGTTCCGATTTTAGTGTTAGCGTAAGAGTAGATGAGTTGGGAGGTTCGGTTAGTATATTATCCATTAAATCTATAACTTGTCGTTTGAATATTCTTACTTGTGTTGGTGTCATACAGTTTAAATCTGGCAGcaaacttaacaaaaacatcttGTTCGCATTATTAATTGTCGGCTTCTCGTCATCATCCTTCTTGGTATTTTTTGATTTCATAAATTCGTTTAATAGTTCGTCAGtttcacttatttttttcttttttcttctatAATTTTGGTTGGAAAAGTCAGATGAACTACGCCGAGTTGAGTCTGATAACGGAGTTGAACTACGTGATGGTGATGATGCAGGGGACAGCGGGTCTTGTGGTTCATTATATTCATCACCTTGTTCGTCTGGATCAGGTAAACTTGATGGAGTTCCAGCTATTTTAATGTATGGTTTAACAAATTGCATTGCATCTGTTAAATagtatttcttcttttttgaTCCCTTTGGCTGAGGTTTTAAGTTTCTTACGAAAACTGAACGCAGGTTTTTCCATTTCTCTTTCGCTTGCAATGCtgaaagtaaaagaaataaaatgtttacaacttTCATTTTCAAAGACTATCATCCAACTGGCGAAATATTCATATCGATTTATTTCGAGACGACAATATGATATCATAAATAGTTGCGATAACAACTGCCTCTGCCATAACAGATGCCTTGAAAGATCTCTATACTATATGCCAACATCGGATAAGAGATGGGAAAGAGTAGCACAACGTTTTgcttttcaattaaatttgccaatatatatatatatggcTAACAATTTCTatcaaatttttaatcaaatctatatatatttttaagcttttacccgcgactccgtccgcacggaataaaaaatagaaaacggggtaaaagaAACggtcgtccgcgacttcgtcagctcagaatttaaaatatttttatttatttatttaaaataaatacatagtaGTCTATAATATCTCCGCGCACATCTTTTACCTTCCCGTCCAAGTTCCGTAAAAATCGGCCCATCAGTTCCGGAGAtcacccggaacaaacgcggcctcgcggacagacatacaaaactttacaaattggtttttttatattaatttttttacctctataacatacaaaaacttaattttattaac encodes:
- the LOC106710461 gene encoding salivary glue protein Sgs-3, with product MLPNVIIRAITVLTCGLTSHISMSPSSLEDPLVFIANPVEAMMPGHWIPASVIKAILGGVKTTRTIVQLRKTVTRKLTTTTTPEPTTTEATTLPPTTTTTTTTIPPPTDAPTTTTPETTTLPSTTTTPTTTTTPTTTTPTTTTPTTTTPTTTTPKTTTPTTTTPTTTTPTTTTPTTTTPTTTTPTTTTPTTTTTPTTTTPTTTTTPTTTTPTTTTPTTTTTPTTTTTTTTTTTTTTTTTPKPRPNRKPKRFTDGHDNLT
- the LOC106710469 gene encoding uncharacterized protein LOC106710469, whose protein sequence is MQRKCYFACEFNGPLHSFPAPSYPHEDRFNKWKSVLGEDLKNKDNNYIHKNVRLCRRHFEGQFHTSGNRLTANSFPTLNLFVNDGSIPVTGLEHQTVPDVISVQIQKDTSSFSRGTKKVFAKKALQAKEKWKNLRSVFVRNLKPQPKGSKKKKYYLTDAMQFVKPYIKIAGTPSSLPDPDEQGDEYNEPQDPLSPASSPSRSSTPLSDSTRRSSSDFSNQNYRRKKKKISETDELLNEFMKSKNTKKDDDEKPTINNANKMFLLSLLPDLNCMTPTQVRIFKRQVIDLMDNILTEPPNSSTLTLTLKSEHIPSTSNASSSQITRLEEW